A genomic window from Peromyscus maniculatus bairdii isolate BWxNUB_F1_BW_parent chromosome 1, HU_Pman_BW_mat_3.1, whole genome shotgun sequence includes:
- the Znf575 gene encoding zinc finger protein 575 isoform X2: MNLVITGFFPALCSAAPGSSGSKMLGGSVNSEARISEPSLTCQDPVTKGVPHQDLLKPSQPGASGSAPSRPRRRPPPQRPHRCPDCPKAFSYPSKLATHRLAHGGTRPHPCPDCPKAFSYPSKLAAHRLTHSGARPHPCPHCPKAFGHRSKLAAHLWTHAPARPYPCPDCPKSFCYPSKLAAHRHTHHATEARPYPCPHCPKAFSFPSKLAAHRLCHDPPTAPSSQTTGNHRCSSCDQAFGQRRLLLVHQRSHHQSEGQGERE; this comes from the exons ATGAACTTGGTAATCACCGGCTTCTTCCCCGCCCTCTGCTCTGCGGCCCCTGGTTCCTCTGGCAGCAAGATGCTGGGTGGAAGCGTGAATTCCGAGGCCAGGATCTCGGAACCTAGTCTCACTTGCCAGGACCCAGTGACCAAAGGAG TTCCCCACCAGGACCTGCTGAAACCCAGCCAGCCCGGTGCATCTGGGAGCGCGCCCTCCCGGCCCCGCCGGCGGCCCCCACCCCAGCGCCCGCACCGCTGCCCGGACTGCCCCAAGGCTTTCTCGTACCCGTCTAAGTTGGCCACGCACCGGCTAGCACACGGCGGCACCCGCCCGCACCCGTGCCCCGACTGCCCCAAGGCTTTTTCGTACCCGTCCAAGCTGGCGGCACACCGCCTCACGCACAGCGGAGCTCGCCCGCACCCCTGCCCGCACTGCCCCAAGGCCTTCGGCCACCGCTCCAAGCTGGCAGCACATCTCTGGACCCACGCGCCCGCCCGCCCCTACCCGTGCCCCGATTGCCCCAAGTCCTTCTGCTACCCCTCCAAGCTGGCGGCCCACCGCCACACGCACCATGCCACCGAAGCCCGCCCCTACCCTTGCCCGCACTGCCCCAAAGCCTTCTCGTTTCCCTCCAAACTGGCGGCCCATCGCCTGTGTCACGACCCCCCAACTGCGCCCAGCAGCCAGACCACTGGCAACCACCGATGCTCCAGCTGCGACCAGGCCTTTGGCCAGAGGCGCCTCCTGTTAGTTCATCAACGCAGCCACCACCAGTCCGAgggccagggagagagggagtga
- the Znf575 gene encoding zinc finger protein 575 isoform X1 yields MHFSRVLWPTASRLLTNLPAGWRIHPSPPSTVSSPGCSLLLAVTAHACRRPLQPRMGGGDGSEVGPRGFAGLLVSPLPSGGVSRRSQGGADPKVARWHTGLAETGGFRSPTPGKRPPCRSPYPLRFPVLYQGCDLSTRRTGWTPHPWTETKGRALTPVSMNLVITGFFPALCSAAPGSSGSKMLGGSVNSEARISEPSLTCQDPVTKGVPHQDLLKPSQPGASGSAPSRPRRRPPPQRPHRCPDCPKAFSYPSKLATHRLAHGGTRPHPCPDCPKAFSYPSKLAAHRLTHSGARPHPCPHCPKAFGHRSKLAAHLWTHAPARPYPCPDCPKSFCYPSKLAAHRHTHHATEARPYPCPHCPKAFSFPSKLAAHRLCHDPPTAPSSQTTGNHRCSSCDQAFGQRRLLLVHQRSHHQSEGQGERE; encoded by the exons ATGCACTTTTCTAGGGTCCTTTGGCCGACAGCTTCGCGCTTGCTCACGAACTTGCCAGCTGGGTGGCGTATCCATCCATCCCCTCCTTCCACCGTGTCTTCCCCCGGCTGCAGCCTCCTACTGGCCGTGACTGCGCATGCGTGCCGACGCCCCCTCCAGCCCCggatgggaggaggggatggaagtGAGGTTGGGCCCCGCGGCTTTGCTGGTCTCCTTGTCTCTCCGCTTCCCTCGGGCGGCGTCTCTCGGCGCTCACAGGGCGGTGCAGATCCGAAGGTTGCAAGATGGCACACAGGTTTAGCTGAGACGGGAGGGTTCCGGAGCCCCACCCCCGGGAAGAGGCCGCCCTGCAG GTCTCCCTATCCTCTGAGGTTCCCAGTTCTATACCAGGGATGCGATTTATCGACCAGAAGGACAGGGTGGACACCGCATCCATGGACTGAGACTAAAGGCAGG GCTCTCACCCCTGTCTCCATGAACTTGGTAATCACCGGCTTCTTCCCCGCCCTCTGCTCTGCGGCCCCTGGTTCCTCTGGCAGCAAGATGCTGGGTGGAAGCGTGAATTCCGAGGCCAGGATCTCGGAACCTAGTCTCACTTGCCAGGACCCAGTGACCAAAGGAG TTCCCCACCAGGACCTGCTGAAACCCAGCCAGCCCGGTGCATCTGGGAGCGCGCCCTCCCGGCCCCGCCGGCGGCCCCCACCCCAGCGCCCGCACCGCTGCCCGGACTGCCCCAAGGCTTTCTCGTACCCGTCTAAGTTGGCCACGCACCGGCTAGCACACGGCGGCACCCGCCCGCACCCGTGCCCCGACTGCCCCAAGGCTTTTTCGTACCCGTCCAAGCTGGCGGCACACCGCCTCACGCACAGCGGAGCTCGCCCGCACCCCTGCCCGCACTGCCCCAAGGCCTTCGGCCACCGCTCCAAGCTGGCAGCACATCTCTGGACCCACGCGCCCGCCCGCCCCTACCCGTGCCCCGATTGCCCCAAGTCCTTCTGCTACCCCTCCAAGCTGGCGGCCCACCGCCACACGCACCATGCCACCGAAGCCCGCCCCTACCCTTGCCCGCACTGCCCCAAAGCCTTCTCGTTTCCCTCCAAACTGGCGGCCCATCGCCTGTGTCACGACCCCCCAACTGCGCCCAGCAGCCAGACCACTGGCAACCACCGATGCTCCAGCTGCGACCAGGCCTTTGGCCAGAGGCGCCTCCTGTTAGTTCATCAACGCAGCCACCACCAGTCCGAgggccagggagagagggagtga